The following proteins are encoded in a genomic region of Gemmatimonadales bacterium:
- the rsmA gene encoding 16S rRNA (adenine(1518)-N(6)/adenine(1519)-N(6))-dimethyltransferase RsmA, with amino-acid sequence MGARLGQHFLFDPRILSRIADAANLTPRDTVLEIGPGKGTLTKILAERAGSVTAIEKDERLAAPLQVRYAGSKVRIVCGDALEVAWPTVSAVCGNIPYQITTPLIERALTPPRPRIIVFLVQREVADRLAAPPGSKTYGALSVGVQLVASVERLFTVRAGAFRPPPRVESAVVRITPLAEPLVTGESEERQVRDLIRAAFQRRRQQLQRTLREAFDLQPSTVAGLLAAAGLGPADRAEELSPRQFVALARVLAGA; translated from the coding sequence GTGGGAGCGCGGCTCGGCCAACACTTCCTCTTCGACCCCCGAATCCTCTCCCGCATCGCCGACGCGGCGAACCTCACCCCTCGTGACACGGTGCTCGAGATCGGCCCGGGGAAGGGAACCCTCACGAAGATCCTCGCCGAGCGGGCGGGGAGCGTCACTGCCATCGAGAAGGACGAACGGCTCGCAGCCCCCCTGCAAGTGCGTTACGCGGGTTCGAAGGTGCGTATCGTGTGCGGCGACGCGCTCGAAGTCGCCTGGCCGACGGTGTCCGCCGTTTGCGGGAACATCCCCTACCAGATCACGACGCCGCTCATCGAGAGGGCGCTCACGCCGCCGCGTCCCCGGATCATCGTGTTCCTGGTGCAGCGAGAGGTCGCCGACCGACTCGCCGCGCCGCCCGGCTCGAAGACATACGGCGCTCTTTCGGTGGGCGTACAGCTCGTGGCCAGTGTTGAACGCCTCTTCACGGTGCGCGCCGGCGCGTTCCGGCCGCCGCCCAGGGTCGAGTCCGCCGTCGTCAGGATCACCCCGCTCGCCGAGCCGCTGGTGACGGGTGAATCGGAGGAGAGGCAGGTCCGGGATCTGATCCGCGCGGCTTTCCAACGTCGCCGCCAGCAACTCCAACGCACGCTGCGCGAGGCCTTCGACCTTCAGCCCTCGACCGTGGCCGGGCTCCTGGCCGCGGCGGGGCTAGGGCCGGCCGATCGAGCCGAGGAACTGAGTCCGCGGCAGTTCGTCGCGCTTGCCCGCGTCCTTGCCGGAGCCTAG